From a single Stigmatopora nigra isolate UIUO_SnigA chromosome 21, RoL_Snig_1.1, whole genome shotgun sequence genomic region:
- the LOC144214462 gene encoding gap junction alpha-9 protein-like — MGDWNFLGGILEEVHIHSTMVGKIWLTILFIFRMLVLGVAAEDVWNDEQSDFICNTEQPGCRNVCYDQAFPISLIRYWVLQVIFVSSPSLVYMGHAIYRLRALEKERHCKKAALRRELEAVDGEPAEVRRRMEKEMRGLEQGKLNKAPLRGSLLCTYVAHIVTRAVVEVGFMSGQLLLYGHRLSPLYRCERPPCPNVVDCFVSRPTEKSVFMVFMQLIACISLFLSLLEIVHLAYKKIKKGILDYYPHIRDDLDDYYVSKSKKNSVAHQAGLGMGMGTGAGTALAAAGGRRPTVTNVPGSYTLLLEKQGNGPNYLLLDAPTAREDPVVGSGRPPLLKEGEEAGRSPPSGPSPPSGPLPAARAPESGDCPASSAPPAAAASTAAPRKSRRQSPQWHCSTVPESNPSDSGDSYPGAKARVAGGARAGNPPSKSDGARRPRSPESGEDASSPSRRSRDSPSPAAASSSPNRRVSVTGSGGGGRRAPSDLQI; from the exons ATGGGCGACTGGAACTTCCTGGGCGGCATCTTGGAGGAGGTCCACATCCACTCCACCATGGTGGGCAAGATCTGGCTGACCATCCTGTTCATCTTCCGCATGCTGGTGCTGGGCGTGGCCGCCGAGGACGTCTGGAACGACGAGCAGTCCGACTTCATCTGCAACACGGAGCAGCCGGGCTGCCGCAACGTCTGCTACGACCAGGCCTTCCCCATCTCGCTCATCCGCTACTGGGTGCTGCAG GTCATCTTCGTGTCGTCGCCCTCCCTGGTCTACATGGGCCACGCCATCTACCGCCTGCGCGCCCTGGAGAAAGAGCGCCACTGCAAGAAGGCGGCGCTGCGGCGCGAGCTGGAGGCGGTGGACGGCGAGCCGGCCGAGGTGCGGCGGCGCATGGAGAAGGAGATGCGGGGCCTGGAGCAGGGCAAGCTGAACAAGGCCCCGCTGAGGGGCTCGCTCCTCTGCACCTACGTGGCCCACATCGTGACCCGCGCCGTGGTGGAGGTGGGCTTCATGAGCGGCCAGCTGCTCCTCTACGGCCACCGCCTCAGCCCGCTGTACCGCTGCGAGCGCCCGCCCTGCCCCAACGTGGTGGACTGCTTCGTGTCGCGCCCCACCGAGAAGAGCGTCTTCATGGTCTTCATGCAGCTCATCGCCTGCATCTCGCTCTTCCTCAGCCTGCTGGAGATTGTGCACTTGGCCTACAAGAAGATCAAGAAGGGCATCCTGGACTACTACCCGCATATCAGGGACGACCTGGACGACTACTACGTCAGCAAGTCCAAGAAGAATTCGGTGGCGCACCAGGCGGGGCTCGGGATGGGGATGGGGACGGGGGCCGGGACGGCGCTAGCGGCAGCCGGGGGACGCCGGCCCACCGTCACCAACGTGCCCGGCAGCTACACCCTGTTGTTGGAGAAGCAGGGCAACGGGCCCAATTACTTGCTGCTGGACGCCCCGACCGCCCGGGAGGACCCCGTCGTCGGGTCGGGGCGGCCGCCGTTGCTCAAGGAGGGCGAGGAGGCGGGGCGCTCGCCGCCCTCCGGACCCTCGCCACCTTCTGGCCCCTTGCCCGCCGCCCGGGCGCCCGAGAGCGGCGATTGCCCGGCCTCCTCCGCCcccccggcggcggcggcttcgACCGCGGCGCCCCGGAAAAGCCGTCGCCAGAGCCCGCAGTGGCACTGCTCCACCGTCCCGGAGAGCAACCCCTCGGACAGCGGCGACTCCTACCCGGGGGCCAAAGCCCGGGTAGCCGGCGGCGCCCGGGCCGGGAACCCGCCCTCCAAGTCGGACGGCGCCCGGAGGCCCCGTAGCCCTGAATCGGGCGAAGACGCCAGCTCGCCGTCCCGACGCAGCCGCGACAGCCCCAGCccggccgccgcctcctcctcgcCCAACCGGCGGGTGTCGGTCACCGGCAGTGGTGGCGGCGGCAGACGGGCGCCCAGCGACTTGCAGATTTGA